A region from the Drosophila bipectinata strain 14024-0381.07 chromosome 3R, DbipHiC1v2, whole genome shotgun sequence genome encodes:
- the glo gene encoding heterogeneous nuclear ribonucleoprotein H2 has translation MANADMQYNYGQQDNGNDYDDSNQQQDNDDDDQCDFGGNMQNSNSKIENVGESPKFIRLRGLPWSATHKEILDFLENVNVTNGSQGIHLVTSRVDGKNTGEAYVEVSTQEDVEEARKLNKASMGHRYIEVFTATPKEAKEAMRKISGHGNAFVVKLRGLPYAVTEQQIEEFFSGLEIKTDREGILFVMDRRGRATGEAFVQFESQDDTEQALGRNREKIGHRYIEIFRSSIAEMKRATGGGGGAGGRPGPYDIRDRGANRGGNDFGGGRNDWGNNGNFGVGANNMLGFNNLPSLMNSGNFGNNPGNTGNFGNNSGPSNFGNFGNGGGGGGNNSNFGGNGGGNNGNFGNFGNNGGGGNFGNNNGGGGFNSGNNFGSPGGGNNFGNNGGSNFGGNNGGFNNGGNNFGSGSGGGNFGPIGGGRNNNSGNFGNSGFGNFGGNNGNGNSNFGGNNGGNGGFNNGSNFGGGNSMGGGNFGPIGGGRNNDIEHYTIHMRGLPYTSFENDVFKFFEPIRPSNVRINYNKKGLHSGTADAYFDTYEDSQMAMKRHREQMGSRYIELFYDGKTRGGANGGNNGGGGGGGGLGNNGGGNGGGGGGGGGNFSRRI, from the exons ATGGCTAACGCTGATATGCAGTACAACTACGGCCAGCAGGACAATGGCAACGACTACGACGACAGCAACCAGCAGCAGgacaacgacgacgacgaccaGTGCGACTTCGGTGGCAATATGCAGAACTCAAACTCGAAGATCGAGAACGTGGGCGAGAGCCCCAAGTTCATTCGATTGCGCGGCTTGCCCTGGTCGGCCACTCACAAGGAGATCCTTGACTTTCTCGAAAACGTAAATGTGACCAACGGCTCGCAGGGCATTCACCTGGTCACAAGTCGCGTGGATGGCAAGAACACTGGCGAGGCCTATGTCGAAGTGTCCACCCAGGAAGACGTCGAGGAGGCGCGCAAGTTAAACAAAGCCAGTATGGGCCACCGCTATATTGAGG TTTTCACTGCCACTCCTAAGGAGGCAAAGGAAGCCATGCGGAAGATCAGCGGACATGGCAATGCTTTCGTCGTTAAGCTTCGTGGCTTGCCATATGCTGTAACCGAGCAACAAATCGAGGAGTTCTTCTCTG GGTTGGAAATCAAAACGGATCGGGAGGGCATACTTTTTGTTATGGACAGAAGGGGTCGTGCAACTGGGGAAGCTTTCGTTCAGTTTGAAAGCCAGGATGACACTGAGCAAGCCTTGGGCCGAAATCGGGAAAAAATTGGGCACAG gtaTATTGAGATATTCCGCAGCTCTATTGCTGAAATGAAGCGTGCTaccggcggcggcggtggggCTGGTGGACGCCCCGGGCCGTATGATATACGCGATCGTGGCGCCAATCGTGGAGGCAACGACTTTGGCGGAGGCCGCAATG ATTGGGGAAACAATGGAAACTTTGGTGTTGGCGCCAACAACATGTTAGGCTTCAACAATCTCCCCAGTTTGATGAACTCTGGAAACTTTGGAAATAACCCTGGAAATACCGGAAACTTCGGAAACAACTCGGGGCCCAGTAATTTTGGCAACTTTGGAaacggcggcggcggtggcggcaaCAACTCCAACTTTGGAGGAAACGGCGGCGGCAACAATGGCAACTTTGGAAACTTCGGCAACAACGGTGGCGGAGGAAACTttggcaacaacaatggcgGCGGAGGCTTTAACAGTGGAAATAACTTTGGATCTCCCGGGGGCGGAAACAACTTTGGCAACAATGGCGGCTCCAATTTCGGAGGCAACAATGGCGGCTTCAATAATGGCGGAAACAACTTCGGCTCTGGATCGGGAGGCGGCAATTTCGGTCCCATTGGAGGCGGGCGTAACAACAACAGCGGAAACTTTGGCAACTCTGGGTTCGGAAACTTTGGAGGCAacaacggaaacggaaattcGAACTTCGGAGGCAACAATGGCGGAAACGGAGGCTTCAATAATGGCTCCAATTTCGGAGGTGGTAACTCTATGGGAGGAGGAAACTTCGGTCCCATTGGCGGAGGCCGCAATAATGATATCGAACATTATACAATCCATATGCGTGGTCTGCCGTACACCTCATTCGAAAATGATGTTTTCAAG TTCTTCGAGCCCATTAGACCCTCTAATGTGCGCATCAATTACAACAAAAAGGGCCTGCACAGCGGAACTGCTGATGCCTACTTTGACACCTACGAAGACTCCCAAATGGCCATGAAGCGCCACCGCGAACAGATGGGATCACGTTACATCGAGCTGTTCTACGACGGAAAGACCCGAGGAGGTGCCAATGGTGGAAACAACGGTggaggcggcggtggcggcggcttGGGTAACAATGGCGGAGGCaacggtggtggtggtggcggcggcggcggcaactTTTCGCGTCGCATCTAA
- the Nepl12 gene encoding endothelin-converting enzyme homolog has product MEIGVVLLLSILIVTILNEADAKSLPEVELKSDNGAKEAYLKSHGELMKSFMNFSVPPCDDFYEYACGNWPNVKPNRYYAGKMGSLSALIYALNNATEQLLGLNQLAATLNVSTELHVAQKLHIACLAAELYPFPAADPAYLDLIRSIGGFPAVDGEKWNASTFSWFNMSAHLTNYGASGLINDELSLKYPFEPEFKLPKLGFDFTVYTENLESNTSRSKQLNEDRMRGYLRAYQLSEENITKTISGVFAFWTDVLTVVDEFHKDELNCDMMSHILGIPPFTQWNSYYDIAWKGANVTQKHFCHLYYVKLDEICVKHAEAVANYLAMKLLYTLDAKLKDPKHQRDYCALKTSSSMGYLLDKMYMKEFFSEEKRSKVSKIVQEIRKSLRLTLEEAEWLDTETRKEALLKESAIQANIGYVKDEALTDRIMRQIGSLEIDESSYAVTNINVQRLHASNERFSSRHFKELSNDTKPQILLVGMKPIAAYTILDNSINMLAGMLDSPVYHPFWPDALKYGTLGFVLGHELTHGFDTFGSLFDGNGKQRSWWSALSQEKFEKKAECFVDQYSKYEIPLVNQRIDGKKTMDENIADNGGIREAYSAYIRHRTQKMDDHDQDKDETLPGLDLSPEQLFFLGLAQFFCTDFQEELYWNTLTDIHTTDKFRVLGAIANNNDFAKAYNCPPRQNSKVCSLW; this is encoded by the exons atgGAAATCGGTGTAGTTTTGCTTCTCAGCATATTAATTGTAACTATTTTAAACGAAGCAGATGCAAAGAGCTTGCCAGAAGTAGAGCTTAAATCCGACAATGGAGCTAAGGAGGCCTATCTGAAATCCCACGGAGAACTGATGAAGTCGTTTATGAACTTCTCTGTACCACCTTGTGATGATTTTTACGAGTACGCCTGTGGAAACTGGCCAAATGTGAAACCAAATCGGTATTACGCAGGAAAAATGGGCAGCCTTTCCGCTCTTATCTACGCCTTGAACAATGCTACGGAACAGTTGCTGGGCTTAAATCAACTGGCAGCGACTCTAAATGTTTCAACGGAACTTCACGTGGCACAAAAACTCCATATTGCCTGTCTGGCGGCCGAGCTGTATCCATTTCCGGCAGCCGATCCCGCATATCTGGATCTCATCCGCTCGATTGGAGGATTTCCCGCCGTCGATGGAGAAAAGTGGAATGCCTCGACCTTCAGTTGGTTCAATATGAGCGCTCACTTGACCAACTACGGAGCTAGTGGACTCATCAACGATGAACTCAGTCTAAAATATCCCTTTGAGCCAGAGTTTAAACTGCCGAAGTTGGGCTTCGATTTTACGGTCTACACGGAGAATTTAGAGAGTAATACCTCAAGGTCTAAACAGCTCAACGAGGATCGAATGCGTGGCTATCTGCGAGCCTACCAGCTTTCAGAAGAAAATATAACTAAGACAATTTCCGGGGTATTTGCCTTCTGGACGGATGTTCTGACAGTGGTCGAtgagttccacaaggatgaACTTAATTGCGATATGATGAGCCACATCCTAGGTATACCTCCGTTTACCCAGTGGAATAGCTACTACGACATCGCCTGGAAAGGTGCAAATGTGACCCAGAAACACTTTTGCCATTTATACTACGTGAAGCTGGATGAGATCTGTGTCAAGCATGCGGAAGCCGTGGCCAACTACCTGGCCATGAAGCTCCTCTATACCTTGGATGCAAAACTGAAGGACCCCAAACATCAACGCGATTACTGTGCATTGAAAACATCAAGTAGTATGGGGTACTTATTGGACAAAATGTATATGAAA gagTTCTTTAGCGAAGAGAAACGCTCCAAAGTATCGAAAATTGTGCAGGAGATTCGAAAAAGTCTGCGCCTGACTTTGGAAGAAGCCGAATGGCTAGACACCGAGACTCGAAAGGAGGCTCTACTCAAAGAGTCAGCCATTCAGGCCAATATTGGCTATGTCAAGGACGAGGCCCTAACGGATAGGATAATGCGGCAGATCGGGAGCTTGGAAATTGACGAGAGTAGTTACGCAGTTACTAACATCAATGTACAACGCCTCCATGCCAGTAACGAACGGTTCAGTAGTCGCCACTTTAAAGAGCTAAGCAATGACACCAAGCCTCAAATTCTCCTGGTTGGGATGAAGCCAATTGCTGCCTACACAATCCTGGACAACTCTATCAATATGTTGGCCGGAATGTTGGACTCTCCGGTATATCATCCTTTTTGGCCAGACGCTTTGAAGTATGGAACACTCGGCTTTGTTTTGGGCCATGAACTTACCCATGGATTCGATACATTTGGATCCTTATTCGATGGAAACGGGAAACAGCGATCCTGGTGGTCTGCGCTGTCTCAAGAAAAGTTTGAGAAAAAAGCGGAGTGCTTTGTGGATCAGTATAGTAAATATGAAATTCCTTTGGTGAACCAAAGAATTGATGGTAAGAAAACCATGGACGAAAATATTGCCGATAATGGGGGAATCCGTGAGGCATATTCCGCTTACATTCGACACAGGACACAGAAGATGGATGATCACGATCAGGATAAGGATGAAACGTTACCGGGCCTTGACCTTTCCCCGGAGCAACTTTTCTTCCTTGGACTTGCTCAGTTCTTTTGCACTGATTTCCAAGAAGAATTATACTGGAACACCCTAACTGATATCCACACAACCGATAAGTTTCGGGTCCTGGGCGCCATTGCCAACAACAACGATTTTGCCAAAGCCTACAATTGTCCACCTCGACAAAACTCAAAAGTTTGTAGTCTTTGGTAA